The DNA window ggctttcgcccatgtgttcttctccgatggcTGACGCCGGGTTTTATCGATCAagctggatccatgctctctgcgcgtagcgaagtgcttggtgTAGGTTTGGATCGTTGTCGCGTTcgagtatggcagttaccctagcgatgttagccatgggggttctgaagccccgctcgctcacgatggcgaattcggcgtccagttcacgatgcatagatcatatgcgctcgttgaccctccttcgccgggctacgcgggctctgttcctggcccttcgtgcctcacgcttggtgtcattttcgtcgccggcattggctgtggcctcatctgcggatatcatgtcaagtgtttCGTTGGGTGAGAGGCCATCGTCCTCCACCTCTTCTGCCGTCAACACTTGGCATGATATGAGTtcatcagagctcgcttcgactagcttgATCGATTCTTCTGCtgtggtggctaatggctttccctcttgaaaaggcaaggactcgaggtgtgccatgagtcggtcttcatcttcgagtagatcggagagtttcatgcccttccaatgcacgaaacgaccttctggggtggaggtgatcatcggACCATCGTCACCAAGGCGACCCGCGGCCCCCCCACCCCGACCTGCCGTGGCTTCGGGTTTCccgatttggagtaaaaagtccgaatccttttccaatgcggagagggactcggaattgttggcctcctaaggttcagtggccgaattgcatggaccgagtcgtgatcggctacgcaagtcctcagattggagcgagtccAATCCGAGCGTGGTTGTTGCAGCACAGGGTGGAGgcgttgaaaacggactcctccttGATCTTCATGGCGGAGCCATGGGTCAACAAGTCATCAAGATTGTCGACAAACTCATCGAGCTCGCTGTGAAAACTTGCTGTGAGAGATTTCGGcttcatgacgtcgatggtgaGTCGACGGAAATCGCCCGCGCtgtctgcgacgcagacccatgagccgaaaacgagcgtcgtgccctcggggagcatgacgctggtgaacttgaatgatgccatcgagttcgccggtggatcttcgatgcgcacccctacctggcgcgccagctgtcagtgttttaccgcctgcccaccgaggggtatacccaaggtggtgagttttaggtagggtgtcgccgagattaggaactcgaaggtgcaagtaacacgaggtttagacaggttcggaccgtgatgtgcgtaataccctacatcctgtttggtgatttgtattgccttgggtgttgatgtgttttgagggggtccctgcccgcccttatgtATCCGGGAGGACAAGGTtatatgaatcctagtccaacactagcttaggagtcttactcgagtacaactcgagtagcttccttctgtatcaactagttctactttgcatgcgagtagagtacaacacagataaggtataggacatatcctatcccctattgctgtatgaactacgttatgtacacagtcccgtagttcCGGGTCTGACAGAGGCTACAAAGAAGGGAGGACCATCGAGAGGAGAAGCGAGGAGATCCAAGAGAAGGGATCATGGTCTTGCTGACCCAGCATATGATGAGATGGCATAACCAGATGGCATGGATAGCGAGAGGCACTAGTAGCAAGCACAAGCCAGAGTGCAGCATATGCGAGCAGAGCTAGCAAGATTGTAGCCCAAGCGAAGGTGCGAATCCATTGCGGCATGAGAGGATCTCCAGAGTGATGCCTTCACGAAGGAGACGATGTTAAACAGACGCCACCATCACTCGAGCAGGAGGCATAAAGGTTTTCACCTGAAGCCCCCAAAGTGAATTGGAGTAGGGATGCTGCAACGACGCCTCCAAGAAGGAAGATGATGTCCGAGAACGTCATCTTTATCAGCACCAGCAATGAGCCGGGCAGAACTTTCACCTAGCAAACACCATACCCAAGCTATCATCGTCGAGGCCCACACGCCATCGTCACACCACCGTTGCATTGGGTAGCATTGGCCACAAAAAGACATTGCAGCAGCAAGCCATCACCGCAGATCTGGGTGGGGAGCCCCCCAAGGATGAAGCCGGTCCTGCCGCATGATGCAGGCAGCGAGCTGCCGGCGATGATGCGAGGTCCCCGTCTCCGGCAGAACCAAGTGGTCGCGCAGGGGGGGGGGTCGCCAGATCCGGTTGTGCAGGCGAATCTGACCTCCGCCCACCACCAGAAGCACCTGCAGCTGCCGCAgtcggccgccgccatcgagaTCACGGAGGCGCAGTGATGGCCCCCACCACCAGCCACCATGGGAGCATGAAGTCTTCCATATGCGGAGTCCGTGGAAGAGGGAGGAGggtgggggaggcggagaggccccgccgccgccgtcttgaCACCTGCACGGACTTTCCGGCGTTGTGCTCCGATGGCGGCAAGGGGCGGGGAGGGGTGGAAAGGGGGTCTAGAGCGGCGGTTCCACTAGGAGGATTACGATATCTGTTTAAATGCTGAAATAATTCTAGAAAAATATAAGCATCTGTACCGAGCCGAGTACTCTGGGCTCGAGCACTCTGAACCAGTTAAGCTACGCTCACTTCGCGCATACACCACACTTCTAAACTAGGAAATTTGAAATGACTCTTACAGATTACTAGCTGTACCGCCTCTGCGCCGGCCCTAATCAATGCCTCAGTTACTAGGAGAGAGCCTGCAACTACACTGGATTTATTGTGTTCAGATCAATAATCTCCTAGCTAGACCCTCCCTAAGTTCCAAACTCCTCCACATTAACTTAGCTTTGCTTCGGTAACAAAATTTCCACAATGAATTGAGTAGAGAACTACAGTACAAAGACGGAATGCTCCTGTGCATATTTCACTTTCCCAACAGAGCTACTACATTTTTTTCTCATAATATTCGCATAGGTACTGGAGCTGAggccatcatcatcatcgtcaagCAATCAAAGTAGTATCAAACACAACTCACACCTTGGCCTACGTATCATCTTTCTTATTTCCCCGGACGCAAGCACGGACGGCCGGCCGATGCGGCGGCGCTAATCCTCAAGATCAGGTAGTCAAGAGTGCTTGTGCGtcttggacggcggcggcggcggcaccgggTAGCGGTGGACGCACCCGTTCCACGGGTTGTCGGCGTCGGGCCCGCATTCGCGGAGCGCGCGCCACACGTTGCTGCACGCCTTGAACCCCGTCCCGAACGCCAGCATCCAGAGCCGGTCGCCGGCGCGGACCCGGCGCTTCGCCTCGAAGTAGGCCAGCTCGTAGAACACCAGGCTGCTCGACGTGTTCCCGAACCGGTGCAGCGTCGCCCGCGCCGGCTCCACCACCGACGGCCCGAACCCCATCAGCCGCGCCACCGAGTCGATCACCGCCTTCCCGCCCGAGTGGATGCACATGTGCTCGAACGCGCGCTGGAAGTCGggcacctccgccgccgccgccttgcggTTCCCCGCCGCGTACGCGCGCGCCACGCGCCACGCGTACCGGGCCATCTCCGCCGCGGGGAGCACCCGGGGCCCCAGCGTGGTGATGTGCCGCCGGAGCGCGGCCCCCGCGACGCGGACCAGGTCCTTGGTGAGCGCCACGCCCTGGTTGCCCCGCTCGTCCTCCATCTGCGTCGCCGCGTGGAAGGCCGCGTCGTCGGCGCCGTGGTGCGTCCGCAGCGTGCGCACCAGCTCGTACTTGGCgtcggcgcggcgggcggggacGTCCgtcaccagcgccgccgcggtGCCCACGCGGAAGATGCAGTTGGTCACCAGCATGTGCTTGTTCTCGCCGAAGTACCAGTTGAGGCTGGTGTTCTCCGTCACCACCACCAGCGCGTACCCGGGCCGCCGCTGGCACCGCAGCGACCGCGCCGCCGTGTCGATG is part of the Panicum hallii strain FIL2 chromosome 2, PHallii_v3.1, whole genome shotgun sequence genome and encodes:
- the LOC112883115 gene encoding 3-ketoacyl-CoA synthase 17-like is translated as MPSSSTAAAAAAMASLRALPLPVLVPLVVSALAFLVTVLRRVLRRQRPVYLLNYSCHLPDVDRQVNLEVCEYFGLKCRRYSDDIADFMRLIYSKSGLGQETFAPPFIFSGRFEKTLAFAVQEAEEGLFAVVGQLLAKADVTPTDISVLVVACSMFSPMPSLASMIAHRFKMRPDVKAYSVAGMGCSAGTVGIDTAARSLRCQRRPGYALVVVTENTSLNWYFGENKHMLVTNCIFRVGTAAALVTDVPARRADAKYELVRTLRTHHGADDAAFHAATQMEDERGNQGVALTKDLVRVAGAALRRHITTLGPRVLPAAEMARYAWRVARAYAAGNRKAAAAEVPDFQRAFEHMCIHSGGKAVIDSVARLMGFGPSVVEPARATLHRFGNTSSSLVFYELAYFEAKRRVRAGDRLWMLAFGTGFKACSNVWRALRECGPDADNPWNGCVHRYPVPPPPPSKTHKHS